ATTTCTTCCTTAGTAATTGGAAGAAGCGGGCGGATAATCTCAAGTCCTGCTCGTATTTTCCTTGAAGCCGGTATTCCCCCTAAACCGTCAGTTCCTGTGCCCCTTATCATCCACATAATAACCGTTTCGGCGTTGTCATCTGCTGTATGTCCCGTAGCAATTTTATTATACCTGAGTTTTCTTGCGGTTTCATACAAAACATCGTAACGCAAATTTCTTCCCGCTGTTTCAAGCGAAATTTTATTGGTTTCGGAAAACTTTTTAACAGGCAATTTTTGGGTTATTGACGGAACGCCAAACCTTTCGGAAAGATTTTCGACAAACCGAAGTTCTTTTTTTGACGATTTCCTTAGACCGTGATCCATATGGACTACTGCTAACTCAATGGGTATATTTTTTTTTAGCCGCCAAAAAAGATGCAGTAAAGATACCGAATCAGGCCCTCCGGATACCGCAAGAAGAATTTTATCTCCGGCTGAAATAAGCCCTGATTTTTCTACATTTTTCTTAAATTTTTCCCAAGCATTCATCGAATCGTCTTATTAATGAATTCTAAATATCTTTGACTGTATTTTTTAAGGATATCGTCTTTTGCCAGTTTACTGCTTTTTTCTATTTCTTTTTTGGCAAAACTAACCAGTTTTTCTTTAAAATAAATATTTCCAAGAAAAAAATGCGCTAAAGCATTATCGGGAAATCCTTCACAAGCGGAAATAAATGTATTTTTTGCCGCTTCAATGTCATTATTTTCAATATACAACAATCCGAGATAAACATATCCGTCTATTATGTTTTTGTTTAAATCCAAAGCTTTCACAAATGACTCTTCCGCTTCCTTGTACTTTTTCTTCGCAGAATATAGTCTCCCTAAATCTATATAATCTTCATACACCGTATTTATTGCAGCGGCGCTCTTTATAACTGATATGGCTAAATTTATTTCGCCTGAGCTTTCATAACAAACGGCAAGATTTCTGTAAACGCGGGCATCAATTCTTATGGAAAGAGCCCTTCTGTAATACCTTAAAGCTTTGTCGGGAAATCCTTCCCTTAGATAAAGATTTCCCAAGCTAAAATTTGCCTCAAACGATTTCTGGTTCATTTTAAGAATTTTTAAATATTCTTGTATCGCAAGCTCGTACAAATCACTCTCTTCGTAAGCTTTAGCAAGTGAAAGCCTTACGCCCTCATGCTCGGGCGCAAGAGCGACAGCATCCTGGTAATAATTTATTGCGTGTGAAAAATCTTTTTTTGCAAAATAGATATCGCCGATAATGCGAAATATTTTTTGTTTTTTCTTTCTATCCGGATCAAGGTTCAGCGCTTCATTACAAGTAAGGAAAGCTTTATCAAAGTTTTCTTCCAGCCTGTATTCGTCCGCTAATTCAACAAGGATTGCCAGCTTAACTTTTTCCTTAGAAGTTTTTTGCAGTTTCAAAGATAATTCTTCGCTCCTGAGCGGTTCTCTTTCTAACGCAAAAGAAATCGAAGCAAAATAAATTACGGAAAAAGCCGCTACTATAGCAAACGCGAAGATTTTATTCATATGAATTAATTTAGTTGAAAAGTTTATCGTCATCTGTTTTCTCAATAAGAAAACGCTTTATTTGAGGAATTAGTTTTCGCGCGGCAATAATTCCGGCATCAATGCATTCTTCAAAACGCCCCAGGTCTATCGCTGATATATCGCCGACATTCGGCTGTATTACGATGTCAGCATTTTTGAGACGTTCTTTATTAAGGACACTGCCTTGTATATAGATTGACTGCGTAAGCGTCATCAAAACATTAGAAATATTACTTTTGGATATATCCGAAGTTACCGATACCGCTATAACAATGTCAGCGCCGAGCAGTTTGGCGGTATCCACGGGAATATTGGATGAAATCCCTCCGTCAACAAGATATCGGTGCCGATATTCAACCGGCGCAAAAACTCCGGGTATTGTTGAACTTGCCCTTGCTGCAAAAGCGACGCTTCCTTCCCTCAATACTATCATTTCACCTGTATTTATATCAGTCGCGATACATGCCAAAGTTTTGTCCATTTCATCAAACCGTTTATTCCCGATAGTGCGGGCAAGATAATCTTCCATTTTTTTAGTTGAAAGAAGCTGTTCTGACAAAAAAAGTTTTAAAAGGGTGATGCTCCCCATATTTGTAATTTTGTCCCATTGAACATCTTCCCCCATTTTTTCAATCTTTTCTACCGGAATCCCTGAACAATAAAGGGCTCCGATTAAAGAACCAACGCTGGTACCAACCACTATATCAATCGGCACCTTTTCTTCTTCCAAAACTTTTAAAACTCCTATATGCGCAAGCCCCCGCGCGCCCCCGCCTCCCAAAACCAAAGCTATTTTGGGACGGTCCTTAGGTGAAAGTGTCCTTACTTTCTGCCAAAAATAATCGGTAATGATTTTTTCTTCATCTATAGCAGATAAATAGGGAATATTTATAGATATGAAATAAATAAATACGACAATAACTTTGAGTAATTTACTATTCCTAAATAACATATTTTTCCTGTTTTTGGGAAAGATTTCGGAAAGTATTTCTATGGCTACTGTTTCAGAGATTTACCGATTGACCATTCAAGATTTGCCTGGCTTAAAAGAGATTCATAAATCGTATCCAGGCGTGATAATGCTTCTTCTATATTTTCTGCTTGAGCTTTTTTGTACAGATCGTTAAGGCGTGCTTTCCAGAAAGCATAATCCAGATACGCGTCTCTAACCTCAAAACGTATCTGATCTTCAATCTGCGCTCTTTTCAGCTGTCCCTGCCTGGCCTGGTTTTTTCTTTGCCGGTATTGCGTACTTGAAACCCACCCGTCAAATAATGGAATATTCATATTTATTGTGGCATTCCAGCTTCTTTGATCTAAAGAAACCTTTTCACCGAATAAATCATAGTTTGCACCCAAAGTAATGGTTGGGTATCGTTCTATAATAGATAGATTTACCCTCAATCCGTCCATTGTTTCCCGAAACTGCGTTTGTTTCAATTCCGGGCGATATTGATACGCCCATGCAAGACATTTCTCAAGGTCGTAGTCTTCTTTCGGAGGATTTAATTCTCCTTTTATTTCTATGACGGTATCAAGTTCAATTCCTACAGTACTTATGAATTTTAAAAGGAGTTTTTCATAATTATGTTTTGCTTTAATCAACTCCGATTTCAGCCTGGCTAATCCCGTGATTTTTTCTTTCTCCCCTTCAGTGATTGCTTTTTCATATATCCTTATTTTCTCTTTAACTAAAAGACACTCATAAAACGCTTTCTTAACCTGCAATTCAACTTGGTTTGCCATAGCTTCAAATTGGCTTTGCATCTCGGAATATTTTGTTTCAGCAAGTCTTAAGTTTGTTGTATATCTTCCGCCTGCATACAAGTATTGCCATAAAGAAAAACGCGTTGAATAATAGGTGTCAATATTTCCCTGAGGAAGATAAATTGAACTGAATGAAGGCGGAAGAACGCACGGAATTGCGTTATCAAAACGAGATGCGCTGACATTAAGGTCAATTTTAGGATAAATCTGACATTTTGCCTCGTCTACGGTATATTTTGAATATAAAACCTGTTCTTTAATATAAAGTAAATCCTGGCTGTTCATCATGGCTGTAGAGATACCGTCCTCCATAGTTAAGACCCTTTGAACATTTTCGCCGTACGCTATTTCAAAAGATAATAAAAATATTACTAATAAAAGGAACGAATGTTTCCTCATTTTTTCACCAGCTTTTTTAATTTTTCAATTTGAAGCGAAACAGAATCCCTTGAAGTCCCGCCGTATGATTTTTTTTCATTTATTATTTTTTTAGGCAATATTTTATCGTAAATTCCGATATTAAAATACTTTGAAAAACTTTTATATTCTTCAATTGAAAGATCTTTCAATGTTTTTCCTTTTGTCTGGCAAAATAAAACCATCTGCTTAACAATTTCATGCGCCTGCCTGAAGGGAACACCGCATTTCGCAAGATAGTCGGCTATCTCGGTTGCCCCGAGGAAACCTTTTTCATTTGACTTTTTCATCTGTTCGGATTTTATTTTTAATGTGCTGATAATTTCCGCCATAATTTCCAGATTTATTCTTGTGGTATCAACGGCATCAAATAAAGGAGGTTTATCCTCCTGCATATCCCTGTTATATGACAGAGGCAAACCCTTCATTATCGTCAAAATTGCAAAAAGATCGCCAAAAATTCTTCCGGTTTTTCCTCTTATGATTTCGGCAGAATCAGGATTTTTCTTTTGAGGCATAATTGAAGATCCCGAAGTAAATTTGTCAGAAAGTTCCCAAAAATCAAATTCAACGCTGGAAAAAATAACCAGTTCTTCGGCAAGCCTTGAAAGATGCACGGCTATTATGCTTAAAACTGAAATAAATTCTATTGCAAAATCTCTGTCAGAAACCGCATCAATTGAATTTTCGCTTACTTCTTTAAAGCCTAAAAGTTTTGCCGTGTATTTTCTATCTATCGGAAATGATGTCCCTGCTAAAGCAGCGCTTCCCAAAGGCAAAATATTTACTCTTTCCTGGCAGTTATTTATCCTTGATTTATCTCTTTCAAACATCCACGCATATGAAAGCAGATAGTGCGAAAAAAGAACGGGCTGCGCCGGCTGAAGGTGCGTATATCCCGGCATAACAAACTTGATGTTTGCCTGCGCTTGATTCAGTATGGATATTTGAACATTTTC
Above is a genomic segment from Elusimicrobiota bacterium containing:
- the tilS gene encoding tRNA lysidine(34) synthetase TilS, which gives rise to MNAWEKFKKNVEKSGLISAGDKILLAVSGGPDSVSLLHLFWRLKKNIPIELAVVHMDHGLRKSSKKELRFVENLSERFGVPSITQKLPVKKFSETNKISLETAGRNLRYDVLYETARKLRYNKIATGHTADDNAETVIMWMIRGTGTDGLGGIPASRKIRAGLEIIRPLLPITKEE
- a CDS encoding tetratricopeptide repeat protein; translation: MNKIFAFAIVAAFSVIYFASISFALEREPLRSEELSLKLQKTSKEKVKLAILVELADEYRLEENFDKAFLTCNEALNLDPDRKKKQKIFRIIGDIYFAKKDFSHAINYYQDAVALAPEHEGVRLSLAKAYEESDLYELAIQEYLKILKMNQKSFEANFSLGNLYLREGFPDKALRYYRRALSIRIDARVYRNLAVCYESSGEINLAISVIKSAAAINTVYEDYIDLGRLYSAKKKYKEAEESFVKALDLNKNIIDGYVYLGLLYIENNDIEAAKNTFISACEGFPDNALAHFFLGNIYFKEKLVSFAKKEIEKSSKLAKDDILKKYSQRYLEFINKTIR
- a CDS encoding patatin-like phospholipase family protein; this translates as MLFRNSKLLKVIVVFIYFISINIPYLSAIDEEKIITDYFWQKVRTLSPKDRPKIALVLGGGGARGLAHIGVLKVLEEEKVPIDIVVGTSVGSLIGALYCSGIPVEKIEKMGEDVQWDKITNMGSITLLKLFLSEQLLSTKKMEDYLARTIGNKRFDEMDKTLACIATDINTGEMIVLREGSVAFAARASSTIPGVFAPVEYRHRYLVDGGISSNIPVDTAKLLGADIVIAVSVTSDISKSNISNVLMTLTQSIYIQGSVLNKERLKNADIVIQPNVGDISAIDLGRFEECIDAGIIAARKLIPQIKRFLIEKTDDDKLFN
- the argH gene encoding argininosuccinate lyase, coding for MDKFQEFIGSSSFDSRLAPYDIIGSIAHVKMLVHSGIISGAEGKKIVNGLESILKDIKKGNKISVAEDIHYSVEKELIKRIGSVGGKMHTARSRNDQVALDLRLYLKDEAAGIIELIENVQISILNQAQANIKFVMPGYTHLQPAQPVLFSHYLLSYAWMFERDKSRINNCQERVNILPLGSAALAGTSFPIDRKYTAKLLGFKEVSENSIDAVSDRDFAIEFISVLSIIAVHLSRLAEELVIFSSVEFDFWELSDKFTSGSSIMPQKKNPDSAEIIRGKTGRIFGDLFAILTIMKGLPLSYNRDMQEDKPPLFDAVDTTRINLEIMAEIISTLKIKSEQMKKSNEKGFLGATEIADYLAKCGVPFRQAHEIVKQMVLFCQTKGKTLKDLSIEEYKSFSKYFNIGIYDKILPKKIINEKKSYGGTSRDSVSLQIEKLKKLVKK
- a CDS encoding TolC family protein translates to MRKHSFLLLVIFLLSFEIAYGENVQRVLTMEDGISTAMMNSQDLLYIKEQVLYSKYTVDEAKCQIYPKIDLNVSASRFDNAIPCVLPPSFSSIYLPQGNIDTYYSTRFSLWQYLYAGGRYTTNLRLAETKYSEMQSQFEAMANQVELQVKKAFYECLLVKEKIRIYEKAITEGEKEKITGLARLKSELIKAKHNYEKLLLKFISTVGIELDTVIEIKGELNPPKEDYDLEKCLAWAYQYRPELKQTQFRETMDGLRVNLSIIERYPTITLGANYDLFGEKVSLDQRSWNATINMNIPLFDGWVSSTQYRQRKNQARQGQLKRAQIEDQIRFEVRDAYLDYAFWKARLNDLYKKAQAENIEEALSRLDTIYESLLSQANLEWSIGKSLKQ